The following are encoded together in the Sulfurirhabdus autotrophica genome:
- a CDS encoding GPW/gp25 family protein — translation MQIDFPYQFDSRGRTASTDDSDHVRDMIEELLFTSAGERVNRPDFGSGLMQMVFAPNSPELAAALQFTLQAALDRWLGDVVEVRGLEVSSEDSRLKVDLTYALRKTGETRTDTFERGIA, via the coding sequence ATGCAAATTGATTTTCCATATCAATTCGACAGCCGTGGCCGCACCGCTTCCACGGACGATAGCGATCACGTGCGTGACATGATCGAAGAGCTTCTATTTACCAGCGCCGGCGAGCGCGTGAATCGCCCCGATTTTGGCAGCGGCTTGATGCAAATGGTGTTTGCGCCAAACAGTCCGGAATTGGCGGCAGCGTTGCAGTTTACCTTGCAGGCAGCGCTTGACCGCTGGCTGGGTGATGTCGTCGAAGTGCGGGGGCTGGAGGTGTCAAGCGAGGATTCTCGCCTGAAGGTGGATCTCACCTACGCCCTGCGCAAAACAGGGGAAACGCGCACCGATACTTTTGAACGAGGTATTGCATGA
- a CDS encoding eCIS core domain-containing protein has product MNKATVAPQVSAASLLPSAQGMLQRKCECGNHTVAGGQCAECTKKNNVMQRKIAIGASNDPLELEADKIADQVLNTRVHSAVSHAPPRIQRYGELVTKGADTAPASVGNVLAGSGMPLEPALRQDMEKRFSHDFSQVRVHSGGAAEQSARDVNANAYTVGQDIVFGSGRFAPGVQAGRRLLAHELAHVVQNHGRPTSEHNLLNREPATKTPTSAQPEPAPTNADKVPLKWTWKDLAVYPLLVDIWKDLVLKELTPGDRKLLALKGTEGAAFYAWAMAVGLMPGGFAGGDKSKDAGDYLKNLSKYADPLTGLTPAKDAIFDPLSRIVGLRVDDYLSSDLFLTRVKTHTATLAALFLAVQGTYSLIQGVKKKNEDPTALEGDAWTQQTGLIKALVNAIFKKQLKAPDFFDVGPMQLATHPAFSAAPFAGGGVPSGATFERNQDISGEVRQQKYGLTLNLPALIKPGGATVSDIADPSKYRGWQGSAWFTYEANKPLTLTPDKQPGYKFKGGTIFGSAGHLAELEAGVQYGGETGKELTSWFVRGGYGYVAGEKATGLKKIGFTATYLDWKEQDVLAPLGTSGVPAGGWGLKTTPFASTRFNVGKKKTLDASVAISFVTGRVGETSRSGFSDVSLGLSYTYMGDSAPDKLPAFKLDLTGSVSRLDWWNPDSPLLWGGQAKVNVGPVFGGVNVMTGAGSIPESRLDRMGPTVKTMVPTTVLFTGGVSF; this is encoded by the coding sequence ATGAATAAAGCCACAGTTGCGCCGCAAGTCTCAGCAGCAAGCCTGTTGCCATCAGCGCAAGGCATGCTTCAGCGCAAGTGTGAGTGTGGCAACCACACGGTAGCAGGTGGTCAATGTGCGGAATGTACGAAAAAAAATAACGTGATGCAACGCAAAATTGCTATAGGCGCTAGTAATGATCCGCTGGAACTAGAAGCAGACAAGATTGCCGATCAGGTGTTGAATACGCGAGTGCATTCAGCTGTCAGCCATGCCCCGCCACGCATACAGCGTTATGGAGAGCTGGTGACCAAAGGTGCGGATACCGCACCGGCAAGCGTAGGCAACGTCCTGGCCGGCTCTGGTATGCCGCTCGAACCGGCGCTAAGGCAAGACATGGAGAAGCGTTTCAGCCACGATTTCTCGCAGGTGCGCGTGCATTCCGGTGGTGCTGCGGAGCAGTCTGCGCGTGACGTGAACGCCAATGCCTACACCGTGGGGCAAGATATTGTGTTTGGCAGCGGACGGTTCGCTCCGGGAGTGCAGGCGGGGAGGCGCTTGTTGGCCCATGAATTGGCGCATGTGGTGCAAAACCACGGTCGACCCACTTCAGAACATAATCTTTTGAACCGAGAACCGGCGACAAAAACGCCCACTTCTGCTCAACCGGAACCTGCGCCGACCAATGCAGATAAGGTACCACTCAAATGGACCTGGAAAGATTTGGCGGTTTATCCGCTGCTTGTGGATATCTGGAAAGACCTGGTGCTAAAGGAATTGACACCGGGAGACCGCAAGCTGCTCGCATTGAAGGGAACGGAAGGCGCTGCCTTTTATGCTTGGGCAATGGCGGTGGGTCTGATGCCGGGTGGATTTGCCGGCGGGGATAAGTCGAAGGATGCCGGTGATTATTTGAAAAATCTATCCAAATATGCGGACCCGCTGACTGGCTTGACCCCAGCCAAAGACGCGATCTTTGACCCACTGAGCCGCATTGTGGGCCTGCGTGTGGACGATTACCTCTCTTCAGACCTGTTTTTGACGCGCGTGAAAACGCATACGGCAACTCTCGCAGCGCTATTTCTGGCGGTGCAGGGTACATACTCATTGATTCAAGGTGTGAAAAAGAAAAATGAAGACCCGACGGCGCTGGAAGGGGATGCATGGACTCAGCAGACAGGCCTGATCAAAGCGCTGGTGAACGCGATCTTCAAGAAACAGTTGAAAGCACCGGATTTTTTCGATGTTGGTCCCATGCAGTTGGCAACCCATCCGGCCTTTTCCGCCGCACCTTTTGCAGGCGGCGGGGTGCCGTCAGGAGCAACTTTTGAGCGCAATCAGGATATCAGCGGGGAGGTCCGCCAGCAGAAATACGGGTTGACGTTAAATCTGCCTGCGCTTATCAAGCCGGGAGGCGCTACCGTATCAGACATCGCCGACCCTTCGAAATATCGCGGCTGGCAGGGGAGTGCGTGGTTTACATACGAGGCGAACAAGCCCCTCACCCTGACCCCGGATAAGCAGCCCGGCTACAAATTCAAAGGTGGGACGATTTTCGGCTCTGCCGGGCATCTGGCCGAATTGGAGGCCGGCGTGCAGTATGGCGGAGAGACGGGAAAAGAACTGACATCATGGTTTGTGCGCGGCGGTTATGGCTATGTGGCAGGAGAAAAAGCGACAGGACTGAAGAAAATAGGCTTTACCGCGACGTATCTGGACTGGAAAGAACAAGATGTCCTCGCCCCTCTTGGTACAAGTGGCGTACCGGCGGGTGGATGGGGACTAAAAACGACGCCTTTCGCCAGTACTCGGTTTAATGTTGGAAAGAAGAAAACTCTGGATGCCAGCGTTGCAATCTCATTTGTTACCGGAAGGGTGGGAGAAACCAGCAGAAGTGGTTTTTCGGATGTTTCTCTCGGCTTGTCCTATACCTATATGGGTGACTCGGCACCTGACAAACTTCCGGCTTTCAAACTGGATTTGACCGGATCAGTGAGCCGCCTGGACTGGTGGAACCCCGATTCACCACTGCTTTGGGGTGGGCAGGCAAAGGTAAACGTCGGTCCTGTATTTGGCGGCGTCAATGTCATGACCGGCGCAGGCAGTATTCCCGAATCGCGGCTTGATCGGATGGGTCCGACTGTCAAGACGATGGTTCCCACTACGGTGCTGTTCACGGGTGGCGTTTCATTTTAG
- a CDS encoding eCIS core domain-containing protein, whose amino-acid sequence MNKTSVVQKAKTGTHLLHAHDMFQRKCACGNHMAEGKACAACSKKTTGLQRKLAIGASNDPLELEADRVANQLLSEPEHHGISRASPRVQRYARSAGGQTESVPASVDRVLASVGRPFDPALRQDMEQRFGHDFSSVRVHSDAAAEESARDVNANAYTVGHNVVFGAGRFAPGTHEGRRLIAHELTHVVQQAGADGVIQRDTAGGGSTEFEDKVTTLIQPTSGPGLVEGTVTRTETAPASGSQPRQVIHRGEMNVRFNPSDCSVIIPFGYNFVQAAQAASAGFCDEPPASTAVPPLSATSFNSIKTSVLANVNRGLNGWFNVRLSGAGCPGSCAGRLLPINVVAREETAHPDTTITVVNRGGRANSGTICAKSWNSSTAVHEGGHQALGVGDEYPEADESLRATAPQWFRPERVRRDYSAMGPDEHSRFAMFQERHFNAVKIFLENAFPNCSANLQAQPRPVIPDYRIVLGGGYASLSGTSGSFFEAGLRVGIPLDRLRRWEFVLGPQINMFSTSGGQRYASAFLLGARLGLERSTGEAGHGFTAGAFGEAGHGWFKSSDYGPGGAGSRSATAAYGELGLGAGYRTPLLSGSSARFDFRVEGAAGSTIGAPGVIGPITRDIETDPARSRWFRLGLTIGGQF is encoded by the coding sequence ATGAATAAAACAAGTGTTGTTCAGAAAGCTAAAACAGGTACGCATTTACTGCATGCGCATGACATGTTCCAACGCAAATGTGCGTGTGGTAATCATATGGCTGAGGGCAAAGCGTGCGCAGCGTGTTCGAAGAAAACAACCGGGTTGCAACGAAAACTAGCCATTGGCGCGAGTAATGATCCGCTGGAACTGGAAGCCGATCGAGTTGCGAATCAGCTTTTGTCTGAGCCAGAGCATCACGGTATCAGTAGAGCGTCACCTCGCGTCCAACGCTACGCCAGGAGTGCTGGCGGCCAAACTGAATCGGTGCCGGCCAGCGTGGACCGCGTTCTCGCGAGTGTCGGCAGGCCGTTCGATCCTGCGTTGAGGCAGGATATGGAGCAGCGCTTTGGCCACGACTTTTCGAGCGTGCGGGTGCATTCCGATGCGGCTGCCGAAGAATCGGCGCGAGACGTGAATGCTAACGCTTATACGGTTGGGCACAATGTTGTGTTTGGAGCTGGGCGGTTCGCACCGGGGACACATGAGGGGCGGCGGCTAATCGCGCATGAATTGACACATGTGGTGCAGCAGGCGGGTGCGGACGGAGTGATACAACGCGACACCGCCGGTGGAGGGTCAACCGAGTTTGAAGATAAGGTGACAACGCTGATTCAGCCGACCAGTGGTCCTGGCCTGGTCGAAGGTACCGTTACCAGGACCGAAACGGCACCGGCAAGCGGCTCTCAGCCTCGACAGGTAATCCATCGCGGTGAAATGAACGTGCGATTTAACCCCTCGGACTGTTCAGTTATCATCCCATTTGGATACAATTTCGTGCAGGCTGCGCAAGCAGCGAGTGCGGGATTTTGCGATGAACCGCCGGCTAGCACCGCAGTTCCACCCCTCTCCGCCACCTCATTCAATTCTATCAAGACCAGTGTTCTGGCTAACGTCAACCGTGGTCTGAATGGCTGGTTTAACGTGAGGTTGTCCGGCGCTGGCTGCCCCGGAAGTTGTGCCGGTCGGTTGTTGCCGATCAATGTAGTGGCACGAGAAGAAACGGCACATCCGGACACGACGATTACCGTTGTGAATCGTGGTGGTCGTGCCAATTCCGGTACTATCTGCGCCAAATCCTGGAACAGCTCGACCGCAGTGCATGAGGGCGGTCATCAGGCTCTGGGTGTGGGCGACGAGTATCCTGAAGCGGATGAAAGTTTGCGTGCCACGGCACCGCAATGGTTCCGCCCGGAACGCGTACGGCGTGATTACTCTGCGATGGGGCCGGATGAACACTCACGTTTTGCGATGTTTCAGGAGCGGCATTTCAATGCGGTCAAGATATTTCTGGAAAACGCTTTTCCGAATTGCAGCGCGAATTTGCAGGCGCAGCCCCGGCCAGTCATTCCTGATTATCGAATAGTTCTGGGCGGCGGTTATGCATCGTTGAGTGGAACGTCCGGATCTTTCTTCGAGGCGGGGTTGAGAGTTGGTATTCCGCTGGATCGTTTGCGCCGCTGGGAATTCGTTCTGGGCCCGCAGATCAATATGTTTTCAACCTCAGGAGGCCAGCGCTACGCGAGTGCATTCCTCCTCGGCGCGCGGCTCGGGCTGGAAAGGAGTACGGGTGAAGCCGGGCATGGTTTTACCGCCGGTGCCTTCGGCGAAGCGGGCCACGGCTGGTTTAAGTCATCGGACTATGGACCCGGTGGTGCCGGTAGTCGCAGCGCCACTGCGGCGTACGGCGAATTAGGTCTGGGTGCCGGCTATCGGACTCCGTTGCTCTCCGGCTCCTCGGCCCGCTTCGATTTTCGTGTCGAGGGTGCTGCCGGATCTACGATTGGTGCACCTGGCGTTATTGGCCCAATCACCCGGGATATTGAAACCGATCCGGCGCGGTCTCGGTGGTTCCGTCTCGGTCTGACAATTGGAGGACAGTTCTGA
- a CDS encoding eCIS core domain-containing protein: MNKSSVAQQAKTASFFPLAQGLIQRKCACGNHTVAGGACTECAKKTNGLQRKLAIGASNDPLEREADQVADQAMTTSAHSTLGNTPVRIQRYAGQTAGDADMAPSSVDHVLASTGRPLEPAFRQDMEQRLGYDFSQVRVHSDAAAEQSARDVHAHAYTVGHDVVFGAGRFTPGTRDGQRLIAHELTHVIQQQGAEGVSAGQSDGKRSLSSDSTGIPNVIQRKVVDDNNHLPCRAVAGRNAAYLTARENEAAALADSAAAAVRANPLAEPTRALVWKRFRLDYNDSLTRCRFLPEIGDRFAKIAREIRGTDCTYQCTATGEPSSECSTALGVTHIGMFGGQKIDLCSRFWAVAPDQQAITLLHEWAHYVFSTRGLNDELPGGFDTAECYNAFASEFAGQPITGPEDTNCVPNTRVLPALDQGRLHVGCSNVFLNLSAVGGYAYGLPGSHHYGTGGAGLDFLFPLTRMHDWELGVGARYLRFAPIDSNNRDAYLLGVRAALAFRYRPWRFGSQIGAYVEGGGVNVPVGTTGDKRHPYGAAGISGGVNFHIGRQTALQILGEVGGGIGFDTQNNQRFEWFQSGLSVVLQFQ, encoded by the coding sequence ATGAATAAATCGAGCGTTGCACAGCAAGCCAAAACGGCAAGTTTTTTTCCGCTCGCGCAAGGCTTGATCCAGCGCAAGTGCGCGTGTGGTAATCACACAGTTGCAGGCGGGGCGTGTACGGAGTGCGCGAAGAAAACAAATGGTCTGCAAAGGAAGCTTGCTATTGGTGCAAGTAATGATCCACTGGAACGGGAAGCCGATCAGGTGGCCGATCAGGCCATGACTACATCGGCGCATTCCACCCTCGGCAATACGCCAGTGCGTATCCAGCGCTACGCTGGGCAAACGGCTGGTGATGCAGATATGGCACCTTCCAGCGTAGACCACGTTTTAGCCAGCACAGGCAGACCACTTGAACCAGCATTTAGGCAAGACATGGAACAACGCCTTGGTTACGATTTTTCTCAGGTACGGGTACATTCTGACGCTGCTGCCGAGCAATCGGCTCGGGACGTGCATGCTCATGCCTATACTGTCGGACACGATGTAGTGTTCGGTGCGGGCCGGTTTACGCCTGGGACACGCGACGGGCAGCGCTTGATTGCCCATGAGTTAACGCATGTAATACAGCAACAAGGTGCAGAGGGAGTTAGTGCAGGCCAAAGTGATGGAAAACGTTCTCTGTCATCTGATTCTACTGGGATTCCTAATGTCATTCAGCGCAAGGTTGTTGACGATAACAACCACCTGCCATGCCGGGCCGTGGCGGGCCGCAACGCCGCATATTTGACTGCACGTGAAAACGAAGCAGCGGCTCTAGCCGATAGTGCCGCAGCGGCGGTCCGTGCGAACCCGCTGGCCGAGCCCACACGCGCACTCGTCTGGAAGCGCTTTCGCCTCGATTACAACGACTCGCTTACCCGCTGCCGGTTTCTACCCGAGATCGGCGACCGGTTTGCCAAAATAGCGAGGGAGATTCGCGGCACAGACTGTACTTACCAATGTACCGCAACAGGTGAGCCATCCAGCGAATGCAGTACCGCACTGGGTGTAACGCATATTGGCATGTTCGGCGGCCAGAAAATTGACCTTTGCTCCCGGTTTTGGGCGGTAGCACCCGATCAGCAGGCCATCACGTTGCTGCACGAATGGGCGCATTACGTTTTCTCCACGCGAGGGCTGAATGACGAGCTTCCTGGCGGTTTCGACACCGCTGAGTGTTATAACGCATTCGCGTCCGAGTTCGCGGGCCAACCGATCACTGGACCTGAGGACACCAATTGTGTTCCCAATACGCGTGTGCTACCAGCTCTCGATCAGGGGCGTCTCCATGTGGGTTGCTCAAATGTGTTCCTTAACCTCTCCGCAGTCGGAGGATACGCCTATGGGTTGCCCGGATCGCACCACTACGGAACTGGCGGCGCTGGTCTCGATTTTCTTTTCCCGCTCACGCGTATGCACGACTGGGAGCTTGGGGTAGGTGCACGGTATCTGCGATTCGCACCGATTGACTCGAACAATCGCGATGCCTATTTGCTCGGCGTGCGCGCAGCTCTTGCATTCCGTTATCGCCCTTGGCGTTTTGGCTCGCAGATTGGTGCATACGTTGAGGGAGGCGGCGTAAATGTGCCGGTGGGCACGACCGGCGACAAGAGGCACCCTTACGGTGCCGCAGGTATTTCGGGCGGGGTGAATTTTCACATAGGCCGGCAGACTGCGCTCCAGATCCTTGGCGAGGTCGGAGGTGGTATTGGATTTGATACACAGAATAACCAGCGTTTTGAGTGGTTTCAGAGTGGTTTGAGCGTCGTGCTGCAATTTCAGTAG
- a CDS encoding phage baseplate assembly protein V: MSECEKYFGLYRGTVLVNIDPERRGRLIVSVPDVLKLLPSTWAEPVVTLAGPVGAPSGTYIVPAIGAGVWVQFEQGDLNYPIWNGCRATSAADIPVLAQLGNPVSPPVIIQSMGQQMVMISDSPLPPLLPAGGILLSTGTSYIRLDKTGVTIFGATVRVNGATLVDVNGGALTVSGPAPAM, translated from the coding sequence ATGAGTGAATGTGAGAAATATTTTGGATTATATCGCGGTACGGTACTAGTGAATATCGACCCTGAGCGCCGTGGCCGCCTGATCGTCAGCGTTCCGGATGTTCTCAAGCTTCTTCCTTCCACCTGGGCAGAACCCGTTGTAACACTGGCAGGACCTGTTGGCGCGCCTTCAGGTACATACATCGTTCCGGCCATCGGCGCAGGGGTGTGGGTGCAGTTCGAGCAGGGTGACTTGAATTATCCGATCTGGAATGGCTGCCGCGCGACTTCCGCCGCGGACATTCCCGTACTCGCCCAGTTGGGTAATCCGGTTAGTCCGCCTGTGATCATACAGTCAATGGGACAGCAGATGGTGATGATCAGCGACTCTCCGTTGCCGCCGCTGCTGCCTGCTGGAGGTATTTTGTTGTCTACAGGAACCTCCTACATCCGGCTCGACAAAACCGGCGTTACCATTTTCGGCGCCACGGTCAGGGTCAACGGCGCAACGTTAGTGGACGTGAACGGCGGCGCGCTTACGGTCTCCGGACCGGCCCCGGCGATGTAA
- a CDS encoding LysM domain-containing protein: MSNFQFPMTSRYYNIETSTLEIENDVKIVYLQRRFVPAPERFALLLEHTVLQGERLDNITAQYLDDPEQFWRICDANRALHPDELTERTGSSLRITLPEGIPGTPNA; this comes from the coding sequence ATGAGCAACTTTCAGTTTCCGATGACCAGCCGCTATTATAATATTGAAACGTCTACGCTTGAGATCGAAAACGACGTCAAGATTGTTTATCTCCAGCGCCGCTTTGTGCCGGCGCCAGAGCGTTTTGCCCTGTTGCTGGAGCATACGGTTCTCCAGGGTGAGCGGCTGGACAATATCACCGCGCAATATCTCGACGATCCGGAACAATTTTGGCGCATATGCGACGCCAACCGAGCGCTGCACCCGGACGAGCTAACCGAGCGCACGGGTAGCTCGTTGCGCATTACGCTGCCCGAAGGTATACCGGGAACCCCCAATGCTTAA
- a CDS encoding eCIS core domain-containing protein, with protein sequence MSERTIAVQPKAPSSAFNASRNALMQRQCTCGIHIVGGGECATCSKIKSGMQRKLTIGSSNDPLELEADRVADKVMAAPSHANISVAPLRIQRYAGPAAGDAGTAPASVDRALANPGRPLEPALQQDMGRRFGHDFSQVRVHSSTDAEQSTRDVNAKAYTVGNNIVFGAGQFVPGTQEGRRLIAHELTHVVQQSANPALLQRAENDTVPGCAVLTDTQSDVDTKVNATLASARATARVPPAGLSVAQGVVTALATNTQPGRSAIEVWASTLPTAKASQPAQSATKYAGVTYRLWSQTSFPILNPTMKINGICVGSDKLGHFFQQGMTYLTTQASSGRAAAEEESERSEGGGYGLFSTGVFSNADQEANRQGGRFYSELIATPTMSFSIARYISSRWSEVENPNFYEESVGHQVWANTLSGYWTGQSLDTSVAPAKSFNEVWMGELNATTTGAVTGRFSVGGRNLGNIRNGVIGYNTTTVKGENPVLGNTSLSPISGIHISFDWTLDSNSGKGFLDSRGERNLVGRWGRGTSDTDRGAWDIRRS encoded by the coding sequence ATGAGCGAACGTACCATTGCAGTGCAGCCTAAGGCCCCATCATCCGCATTTAACGCAAGTCGTAACGCTTTGATGCAGCGCCAATGCACGTGCGGCATCCACATAGTAGGCGGTGGGGAATGCGCGACGTGTTCGAAAATAAAGAGCGGTATGCAAAGGAAGCTTACTATCGGTTCCAGTAACGATCCGCTGGAACTGGAAGCAGATCGGGTCGCTGATAAGGTGATGGCAGCCCCCAGTCATGCCAATATTAGCGTCGCACCACTTCGCATTCAACGCTACGCAGGCCCAGCGGCAGGTGACGCGGGTACTGCACCTGCCAGTGTGGATCGAGCTCTTGCTAACCCTGGCAGGCCGCTTGAGCCTGCCTTACAACAGGATATGGGGCGGCGTTTCGGCCACGACTTTTCACAGGTGCGAGTGCATTCCAGTACAGATGCTGAACAATCGACGCGTGACGTAAACGCCAAAGCTTACACGGTGGGAAATAATATTGTGTTTGGCGCGGGGCAGTTTGTGCCGGGGACACAGGAAGGACGGCGACTGATTGCCCATGAACTGACCCATGTAGTGCAACAGTCGGCTAATCCGGCGCTGCTGCAGCGGGCGGAGAATGACACGGTACCGGGCTGTGCAGTATTGACGGATACGCAATCGGATGTTGATACGAAAGTCAACGCTACTTTGGCCAGCGCGCGTGCGACTGCACGTGTACCCCCGGCGGGACTAAGCGTAGCCCAAGGCGTCGTGACTGCCCTTGCCACCAATACCCAGCCCGGACGAAGCGCCATAGAGGTCTGGGCAAGTACTTTGCCTACCGCAAAGGCGTCCCAACCTGCGCAGAGCGCGACCAAATATGCTGGCGTCACGTACCGGCTCTGGTCGCAAACTTCCTTTCCTATCCTGAACCCGACGATGAAAATTAACGGCATTTGCGTTGGCAGCGACAAACTGGGGCATTTTTTCCAGCAGGGCATGACCTATTTGACTACGCAAGCTTCGTCGGGCAGGGCTGCGGCTGAAGAGGAAAGCGAGCGCTCGGAGGGAGGTGGGTACGGTTTGTTTTCGACCGGTGTATTCTCGAATGCGGATCAGGAAGCGAATCGCCAGGGCGGGAGATTTTATAGCGAACTTATTGCTACTCCAACCATGAGTTTTTCAATTGCGCGCTATATTTCTTCGCGATGGAGCGAAGTCGAAAATCCTAATTTTTACGAGGAAAGCGTCGGACATCAGGTATGGGCGAATACCCTGTCAGGATATTGGACAGGCCAGTCCCTGGACACGTCCGTAGCTCCCGCAAAATCCTTTAACGAGGTCTGGATGGGTGAACTGAACGCTACGACGACTGGTGCAGTTACCGGAAGGTTTTCGGTTGGAGGTCGTAATCTTGGGAATATCAGAAATGGCGTCATTGGTTACAACACGACAACTGTAAAGGGAGAAAATCCCGTGCTCGGAAATACGAGTCTCTCTCCCATATCAGGCATACATATAAGTTTTGATTGGACGCTGGATTCCAATTCAGGCAAGGGGTTCCTGGATTCGAGAGGAGAGCGGAATCTGGTCGGTCGTTGGGGGCGTGGAACCTCTGACACAGATCGTGGTGCTTGGGATATTCGTCGCAGCTAG
- a CDS encoding ATP-binding protein: MRLWQRECAFLPIALYVDASQLDRATSPQTAALQRVFSRSMGLVFLDTHEPWPEPGRESITFDIAKPTRDEQRAVWEQALGARAADHPARLAGQFNFNAATIRSVTTNALGKSEGGDLGSTLWAECLRHARPALDQLSQVLEPKAQWNDLALPPPEKRLLRQITDQVATRMAVYDDWGFRERMNRGLGISVLFAGESGTGKTMAAEVIANELGLLLYRIDLSAVVSKYIGETEKNLRKLFDAAEDGGAILFFDEADALFGKRSEVKDSHDRYANIEINYLLQRMEAYRGLAILATNMKGALDTAFVRRLRFVVNFPFPGTSERLAIWQRVFPEKTPLGELDFQRLAKLNITGGSIINIAVNAAFLAAQSKTRVTMPFVLEASRNEFRKLDKPVNEADFRWLESAGGNA; this comes from the coding sequence GTGCGCCTGTGGCAGAGGGAGTGCGCTTTTCTGCCGATCGCGCTTTACGTTGACGCGAGCCAACTGGATCGAGCCACCAGCCCGCAGACTGCAGCGTTGCAACGCGTGTTCAGCCGCAGTATGGGTCTGGTGTTTCTTGATACGCATGAGCCTTGGCCAGAGCCGGGTCGCGAAAGCATCACGTTTGATATAGCGAAGCCTACTCGTGATGAACAGCGTGCAGTGTGGGAGCAGGCGCTGGGTGCTCGTGCCGCCGACCACCCAGCGCGGCTGGCAGGGCAGTTCAATTTCAACGCTGCAACTATTCGCAGTGTTACCACGAACGCGCTCGGGAAATCCGAGGGTGGTGATCTGGGGAGTACACTATGGGCGGAGTGTCTACGCCACGCACGGCCGGCGCTGGACCAGCTATCACAGGTGCTGGAGCCGAAGGCACAGTGGAATGATCTTGCGCTACCGCCGCCTGAGAAGCGATTGTTGCGCCAGATTACCGACCAGGTTGCAACGCGCATGGCAGTCTATGACGATTGGGGATTTCGCGAACGCATGAATCGTGGGCTAGGCATTAGCGTGCTGTTCGCCGGGGAATCGGGCACCGGCAAGACCATGGCAGCAGAAGTGATCGCCAATGAGCTGGGTTTGCTGCTCTACCGTATTGATCTTTCTGCCGTTGTGAGTAAGTACATAGGTGAAACAGAAAAAAATCTGCGTAAGCTGTTTGATGCAGCGGAAGATGGTGGCGCAATTCTATTTTTTGACGAGGCGGATGCTTTGTTTGGGAAACGTAGCGAAGTGAAGGACAGCCACGACCGCTATGCCAATATCGAGATCAATTATCTGCTGCAGCGTATGGAAGCCTACAGAGGTTTGGCCATACTTGCTACCAACATGAAAGGAGCGCTGGATACGGCATTTGTTCGCCGTCTGCGCTTTGTGGTGAATTTTCCATTTCCCGGAACCAGCGAACGTTTAGCAATCTGGCAGCGCGTATTTCCGGAAAAAACACCGTTGGGGGAGCTGGATTTCCAACGCCTTGCAAAGCTCAATATCACGGGGGGCAGCATCATCAATATTGCGGTAAACGCGGCATTTCTCGCTGCACAGTCCAAGACGCGCGTGACCATGCCGTTCGTACTGGAAGCCTCGCGCAACGAGTTTCGTAAACTGGATAAGCCTGTCAACGAGGCTGATTTCCGCTGGCTTGAGTCAGCGGGGGGGAATGCATGA